The following proteins come from a genomic window of Brevibacillus antibioticus:
- a CDS encoding BlaI/MecI/CopY family transcriptional regulator yields MHNLPKISEAEWEIMKIIWKNNPINAENIALLLPDEIEWTDQTVRTFINRLLKKKVIGFEKSGRGYKYFPLISEKECIRAESQSFLKRVFSGAADMMMTNFLEDVKLSQKDIEHLQKILNEKQRDMGSRGDDR; encoded by the coding sequence ATGCACAATCTCCCGAAAATTTCGGAAGCAGAGTGGGAAATCATGAAGATTATTTGGAAGAACAACCCTATAAACGCTGAGAATATCGCACTCCTCTTGCCTGATGAAATCGAGTGGACCGATCAAACTGTTCGTACCTTCATCAACAGACTTTTGAAGAAAAAGGTGATCGGTTTTGAAAAATCGGGAAGGGGCTATAAGTATTTTCCATTGATTTCCGAAAAAGAATGCATCCGGGCAGAGAGCCAGTCGTTTTTGAAAAGAGTCTTTAGCGGGGCGGCAGACATGATGATGACCAATTTTTTAGAAGACGTCAAGTTGTCCCAGAAGGACATCGAGCATCTCCAAAAGATTCTGAATGAAAAGCAGAGAGACATGGGCAGTAGAGGCGATGACAGATGA
- a CDS encoding M56 family metallopeptidase, giving the protein MDPPIPIKIDPDPVEGNHTLGVKIAASAWLMGCISLLGFMGAYMLRTRSRMSSLKITTDPQVISILDDCRKRFGITKPIPIYSGSDRKSPHISGLIHPWIYCPEEICKESNTSALTHVFSHELAHYKRKDIAWNLLGLLALAIHWMNPFVWLCVKLMKADRELACDAYVLNVLGEDESVPYGMTFIQFLQRFSTNRQQLHLLPFTEANKKNQLIRRIQMIRRIQMIKSFKAGSYKLSVAAVLCVALMSSVTLTNAAVKVESTVKPVASDKATTKQEARFLFDSDERSYDRLSKGIQTTGFAFKVPDVLAMDYKFIGMFIDQKKLRTNKETHVQIEFRKPGPFPDVRFSASSGLNGLEAAYKIIVDEQKKRDGEQKIEEQNLKVQGLDVKKVTFLSQHSSQINYVYYLWQENGVQYNISSFDGDPQGDIVKMISNVKYPDQAMKERYVGLYLYVMGLYDTEDVQHGSKAIGFTPKFPLELPGQFKGTSADISSKINFSMPANKEDYKTMYLGIYYDVAEKNKRLSGENRITFDQIKDTKIYEDMKRNGNVAFLLPADDKNIVKVNMLKIAGNEVYKTEKYKRFGESSNAEEPTLISYFWRENDICFKVTFIDEVSNKEEIVSYLMSQKAVDFQNLK; this is encoded by the coding sequence CTGGATCCCCCCATCCCAATCAAAATCGATCCAGACCCAGTCGAGGGCAATCACACCCTTGGCGTAAAAATAGCTGCCAGCGCCTGGCTTATGGGATGTATCTCCCTGCTTGGATTTATGGGCGCCTACATGTTGCGGACCAGAAGCAGAATGAGCAGCCTCAAAATCACAACCGACCCGCAAGTCATTTCCATCCTAGATGATTGCCGAAAAAGATTTGGCATCACCAAACCAATCCCTATCTATTCAGGAAGCGATAGAAAAAGCCCACATATCTCCGGGTTGATCCATCCATGGATTTACTGTCCCGAAGAGATATGCAAGGAATCGAACACCTCTGCGCTTACCCACGTCTTCTCCCACGAGCTTGCCCACTACAAAAGAAAAGACATCGCGTGGAACCTACTGGGTCTACTTGCTCTCGCCATTCACTGGATGAACCCTTTTGTTTGGTTGTGTGTCAAACTGATGAAGGCCGACCGGGAGCTTGCGTGTGACGCTTATGTGTTGAACGTTCTGGGTGAAGATGAGTCAGTGCCCTACGGGATGACGTTTATTCAATTTTTGCAGCGTTTTTCTACCAATCGCCAGCAGCTTCACTTGCTTCCCTTTACCGAAGCAAATAAGAAGAATCAACTGATAAGGAGAATTCAAATGATAAGGAGAATTCAAATGATAAAAAGCTTTAAAGCAGGATCTTACAAGCTTTCGGTTGCTGCCGTTTTGTGCGTAGCTTTGATGAGTTCGGTGACCCTTACGAATGCCGCAGTGAAGGTGGAGAGTACCGTCAAGCCAGTCGCTTCCGATAAGGCTACTACCAAACAAGAGGCTAGATTTTTGTTTGACTCGGATGAGCGATCATACGACCGTTTGTCAAAAGGAATACAGACAACTGGTTTTGCCTTTAAAGTTCCTGATGTGCTTGCTATGGACTATAAGTTTATCGGAATGTTTATCGATCAGAAAAAGTTGCGTACCAATAAAGAAACTCACGTTCAGATTGAATTTAGAAAACCAGGTCCATTCCCTGATGTTCGTTTTTCTGCAAGTAGCGGACTAAATGGATTGGAGGCGGCTTACAAAATAATCGTGGATGAACAAAAAAAGCGAGATGGGGAACAAAAAATAGAGGAGCAAAATTTGAAGGTCCAAGGGCTAGATGTAAAGAAAGTTACTTTTCTTAGCCAACACTCCTCTCAAATAAACTACGTTTACTATCTATGGCAAGAAAACGGAGTACAGTATAACATTAGTAGTTTCGATGGCGATCCTCAAGGAGACATTGTGAAAATGATCTCGAATGTGAAATACCCGGATCAGGCGATGAAAGAACGCTATGTAGGCTTATACCTTTACGTCATGGGCTTATATGATACGGAAGATGTACAGCATGGCTCAAAAGCAATAGGGTTTACTCCTAAATTTCCTTTAGAGCTACCGGGACAGTTCAAAGGTACATCAGCAGATATAAGCTCAAAGATAAATTTCAGCATGCCGGCGAATAAGGAAGATTATAAGACCATGTACCTTGGGATTTACTACGATGTTGCTGAGAAAAACAAAAGATTGAGCGGGGAAAATAGAATCACATTTGATCAAATCAAAGACACGAAAATATACGAAGATATGAAAAGGAATGGAAATGTAGCATTTCTCCTCCCTGCGGACGATAAGAACATAGTTAAGGTAAACATGCTGAAAATCGCTGGGAATGAAGTGTACAAAACGGAGAAATACAAGCGTTTTGGTGAGTCGAGCAATGCAGAAGAACCAACTCTCATCTCCTATTTCTGGAGAGAAAATGACATTTGTTTCAAAGTCACGTTTATAGACGAAGTGTCCAATAAGGAAGAGATTGTTTCCTACCTGATGAGCCAAAAAGCGGTAGACTTTCAGAACTTGAAGTAG
- a CDS encoding BlaI/MecI/CopY family transcriptional regulator yields the protein MHNLPKISEAEWEIMKIIWKKNPINAENIALLLPDEIEWTDQTVRTFINRLLKKKVIGFEKSGRGYKYFPLISEKECIRAESQSFLKRVFSGAADMMMTNFLEDVKLSQKDIEHLQKILNEKQRDMGNRGDDR from the coding sequence ATGCACAATCTCCCGAAAATTTCGGAAGCAGAGTGGGAAATCATGAAGATTATTTGGAAGAAAAACCCTATAAACGCTGAGAATATCGCACTCCTCTTGCCTGATGAAATCGAGTGGACCGATCAAACTGTTCGTACCTTCATCAACAGACTTTTGAAGAAAAAGGTGATCGGTTTTGAAAAATCGGGAAGGGGCTATAAGTATTTTCCATTGATTTCCGAAAAAGAATGCATCCGGGCAGAGAGCCAGTCGTTTTTGAAAAGAGTCTTTAGTGGGGCGGCGGACATGATGATGACCAATTTTTTAGAAGACGTCAAGTTGTCCCAGAAGGACATCGAGCATCTCCAAAAGATTCTGAATGAAAAGCAGAGAGACATGGGCAACAGAGGCGATGACAGATGA
- the dpaL gene encoding diaminopropionate ammonia-lyase yields the protein MDKRPPIYVVKNKRKNSESSRIPTYLSEKETRFAKAFHQSLANYEPTPLVTLPALARELGVEQVLVKDESKRFGLNAFKVLGASYAMARFLCEKLGKSTEEMTFEALCSPEMREQIGEVTFVTATDGNHGRAVAWAAKALGQHAVVYLPKGSAQQRVDAIREAGAEVHVINGNYDEAVCLSEQMAKERGWQVIQDTAWEGYTTIPMWIMQGYTTMVTEAMEQLSALTDTKQPTHLILQAGVGSMAAAVLGHFVAAQANKDLITVIVEPHSANCMVLSAEKNDGQPHAATGELGTIMAGLACGEPNPMAWEILQEHADFFVSCADYVAANGMRILAAPTGGDPSIVSGESGAVGVGLLAALMSKPMYHQQREQLGLNKNSVVLCFSTEGDTDQDIYRRIIWEGACREEEDMTK from the coding sequence ATGGATAAACGACCACCAATCTACGTTGTGAAAAATAAGAGAAAAAATAGCGAGAGTTCTCGCATTCCTACCTATTTGAGCGAAAAAGAAACCCGTTTTGCCAAAGCCTTTCATCAATCTCTCGCAAACTACGAGCCGACTCCCCTCGTTACATTGCCTGCATTGGCACGTGAGCTGGGAGTAGAACAGGTCCTTGTTAAAGATGAGTCCAAGCGATTTGGCCTCAATGCTTTCAAGGTTCTGGGAGCCTCTTACGCGATGGCTCGTTTCTTGTGCGAAAAGCTGGGGAAATCGACAGAAGAGATGACCTTTGAAGCACTGTGCTCCCCAGAAATGAGAGAGCAAATCGGAGAAGTCACGTTCGTCACGGCAACAGATGGCAATCACGGAAGGGCCGTTGCATGGGCTGCCAAGGCGCTCGGACAGCATGCCGTTGTATACTTGCCCAAAGGCTCCGCCCAGCAACGGGTAGATGCGATACGCGAGGCGGGCGCAGAAGTCCACGTCATTAATGGAAACTACGATGAAGCCGTGTGTCTCTCTGAACAAATGGCCAAGGAACGTGGTTGGCAAGTGATTCAAGATACGGCATGGGAAGGCTACACGACCATTCCCATGTGGATCATGCAAGGCTATACAACGATGGTTACAGAAGCCATGGAACAACTCTCAGCCCTCACTGACACCAAACAGCCGACGCATCTAATCTTGCAGGCAGGAGTCGGTTCCATGGCCGCCGCAGTCTTGGGACATTTCGTAGCGGCGCAAGCAAACAAGGACCTAATAACCGTGATTGTAGAGCCGCATAGTGCCAATTGCATGGTCCTCTCAGCAGAAAAGAATGACGGACAACCACATGCAGCTACGGGAGAGCTCGGAACCATCATGGCAGGTCTGGCATGTGGCGAGCCGAATCCAATGGCATGGGAGATCTTGCAGGAGCATGCAGACTTCTTCGTCAGCTGTGCCGATTACGTGGCGGCAAACGGCATGCGTATACTTGCGGCACCGACGGGAGGCGACCCTTCTATTGTGAGCGGGGAAAGTGGAGCAGTCGGGGTAGGGCTACTCGCTGCTTTGATGAGCAAGCCCATGTATCATCAACAGCGTGAGCAGCTTGGCTTGAATAAAAATTCCGTTGTTCTGTGCTTTAGTACGGAAGGTGATACGGATCAGGATATATACAGACGCATTATCTGGGAAGGAGCATGCCGAGAAGAGGAGGATATGACAAAATGA